The following coding sequences lie in one Chelonoidis abingdonii isolate Lonesome George chromosome 6, CheloAbing_2.0, whole genome shotgun sequence genomic window:
- the LOC116836952 gene encoding uncharacterized protein LOC116836952 isoform X1 has protein sequence MAYVAGLGFGLMSGAFSMINLLADALGPGTVGIHGDSQLYFLTSAFMTMVMIFLHTFWGILFFHGCETQRWWEMVAVIFTHLIVSGLGSRVRQAPSQDPEGPSGASPLSCSLPALPALWCCQLGPTVAFSAISFLSSAIGGPPIRSCWRQVSGGSCSQGVASRLSDSRGLLTLSYQPLSLHAVDMNWFSPPLKDT, from the exons ATGGCATATG TAGCTGGCTTGGGCTTTGGGCTCATGAGCGGCGCCTTCTCCATGATTAACCTCCTGGCAGATGCACTGGGGCCTGGCACTGTGGGGATCCATGGAGACTCGCAGCTCTACTTCCTGACCTCGG CCTTCATGACCATGGTGATGATTTTCCTTCACACCTTTTGGGGAATCCTCTTCTTCCACGGCTGTGAGACCCAGCGCTGGTGGGAGATGGTGGCCGTCATCTTCACTCACCTCATCGTGTCAGGATTG GGCAGCAGAGTGAGACAAGCCCCCAGCCAGGATCCTGAGGGTCCATCAGGAGCTTCCCccctcagctgctccctgcctgccctgcccgccCTCTGGTGCTGTCAGCTGGGACCTACAGTTGCCTTCTCTGCAATATCATTTCTCTCTTCTGCGATTGGGGGACCCCCCATTCGTTCCTGCTGGAGGCAGGTGTCCGGGggctcctgcagccagggagtaGCCAGCAGACTGTCTGATAGCCGGGGGCTGCTCACCCTGTCCTAccaacctctctccctccatgctgTGGACATGAACTGGTTTAGCCCACCCTTGAAAGACACATGA
- the LOC116836952 gene encoding gamma-secretase subunit Aph-1b-like isoform X2 — protein sequence MAYVAGLGFGLMSGAFSMINLLADALGPGTVGIHGDSQLYFLTSAFMTMVMIFLHTFWGILFFHGCETQRWWEMVAVIFTHLIVSGLTFWNPLYLGSLVPSYLLMFATAAWAYILSGGCTRNLLQSLQGQQSETSPQPGS from the exons ATGGCATATG TAGCTGGCTTGGGCTTTGGGCTCATGAGCGGCGCCTTCTCCATGATTAACCTCCTGGCAGATGCACTGGGGCCTGGCACTGTGGGGATCCATGGAGACTCGCAGCTCTACTTCCTGACCTCGG CCTTCATGACCATGGTGATGATTTTCCTTCACACCTTTTGGGGAATCCTCTTCTTCCACGGCTGTGAGACCCAGCGCTGGTGGGAGATGGTGGCCGTCATCTTCACTCACCTCATCGTGTCAGGATTG ACGTTCTGGAACCCCCTGTACTTGGGCAGCCTTGTCCCCTCCTACCTGCTGATGTTTGCCACAGCTGCATGGGCCTACATCCTGTCAGGAGGCTGCACTCGGAACCTGCTCCAGTCCCTGCAGG GGCAGCAGAGTGAGACAAGCCCCCAGCCAGGATCCTGA